The following DNA comes from Corallococcus exiguus.
GCTCCATCAGCCCCACCTCGGTGGGATTGGTGGGGCAGAACTGGAGCATGAAATTGATGACGCCGAAGACCTCGGGGGTCTTGCCCTTGGCTCCCGTGACGGGGAGCGGCCACTTGATGGGAGGGGCAGGGGGCGGCTTCGAGTCTCCGCGAAACTCACTCAGGGTCTGGACCCTGTACTGACTCTGGAGGGCCTGGACGGCGGAGATTTCACCCGGGTCGAAGAGTTGCGTGCGTCCGATCAGCAGGGCGAAATGGCTCTCGCTGTAGCAGATGCCAGCGAAATCGGACCTGTCCCCGCCGCCCTCCCACGAGGGGCCCGCCAGCAGGAAGTGGCCGCCACCGTTCCCGGTAGCCCGCGTGCCGATGTAGCTGAAGTTGTACGTGTAGAGGTCGATCAACTGGAACGAGAAGTAGCGGTTGTCCGGCACCATGGCCGGCACGCTGATCACCAGGGGCTCTGCCCTGAGGTCCACGCTGATGAATGAGTAGGGGGTATCGGAGTTCGGCGTCACGATGGCCGTGTCCGCCGGGGTGAACACCTTGGAGTCATTGAAGATCTGATTGAAGGGAGCCTTGTAGTTCGGGTTCTCCGGATCAATGGAGTAGGCATGGATCGTGTTGTAATTCTCGGAGAGAGGCCATCCATACAGATAGGCATCCTTGGCGATGGCGCGCGCCTCGGTGAGGCTGATTGTAATAGGCATGTCACTCCTTGGTTTGGGGAGCAAAAACGATATGGATTTTGAACATCCCCTCGCAAGCGGCAAAGTCAAGCGCCTGTGTTTTCCTGTTTTCTAATAAGGCGTTGCTCGGGTGGATGGTGATGGGTGTCGCGGCGGGTCGGGCTGTGCGGCTCGACTCGGGGCTGCACCAGGGGCGACGCGGCGGCGGTGAGGTGGGGCGTACATCCTCTGCCTGCTGATGAGTTCCACTCCCTATTCATCAATCCAAGCGTGATGTTCTACGTCGTGCTCAAAGCAAGTGACTCCGGCATGGAAGCCCCGCCGTTGACGGATCCGCGAGGGGCGCTGCCGCTCGTTTCACCTGCTGGCGCGGGCGGCCCGCAGCGGTTCCGATGCGCGAGTATCGGGGGGCTTTGCCCCGGCCGCCGTGGAATTCGTGCTGAAGGGCTTGGATGAGCTTGGTGTGGACGAGCATGCCTCGACGGTGCGGGCCTGCATGCTCGCGCTCTTCGGCGCCAGTCCTCCGGAGATGCAGAATGAGCGTCGCCGGATAAAGGAAGCGGAGCGGTACTGGCATTAAGCTGAAGCTGTCGCTCCTCGTGCGCCAGTTGGCATCGGCTGGCGTGCAGCTCGCCATGCGGACTGTGGGCCCTGGACTGTCCTACGAGAGAGACTGCTACGGGCGTCTTGCATTGCTGACGCGGCTTGACTTGCTCCGACAGACTCGTGTCGGAGACCGCTTCGTTCTTGGCGAATCGCTTACATCATTAGCGGCGCCCAGGAACGCACGCCTGTCGGGAATCAACTCGTCAACGAAGAGACATCCGGGGGCGTTGTTTGTCTTCGTGTCCTACGTCATCGAAAACCTGGGCAACGCTCCGGCCGCCGTTGTTGGCGCGGGACTGAAGTTGGTGGTTCCAGAGCAGGGGCTTCTGGGCTCGAAGACTGTCGAGGTGGCGCTTCACGTTCCGTTCTCTCGGTTGACTGCCACGAGGGGCCAACCCGCCGCTGAAATGCTCCGAGCTGTCCTGGCGGGAGGGAAGCGAAGCAACCCTGGGCCGTGGATTGTTGGAATCGGCCGCCCGTGGTGGCTGACAAGACTGTCAACCACTCTTGGCCTCTCTCTCCCAAACGGGTGGAAGAGCGGTCCCAGGGAATCAAGCGGGAAGCTGCGAAAAGCAAAAAGGCCCTGCCGGTTTAGGGCAGGGCCTTCTTTTTTTGCTCCCCGAAAGAAGCCCTGCGCGAACTCGTTCTCGGTTTTTCTCTGAGAGGACTCAAACTCTCTGAGGGCCGAAAACCGAGTGATATCCAGCGGTTTCAAAGAAGGGGCTGGGGCCCCATTCAATCGGGGACCGATTGAATGTCCGCAAACTACATGGTGGGGGCCTCCCGTCCATGGTTCTGCTCCTCTCGGCGCCGTCTTCACAAGGAGTGCGTGGTGGTGGCGCGCGTGGGCTCGCGGGCGACGCGCTGAGGTGGGTGAATGTCGCATGCTTCGAGGCGCGCGCAGGTGCAGGGACGAAGCTCTGCCCAGGCGGCTTCGTGGCCCATGGCGGCCGGCCTGGCCCGCGTCCACGGCCGCCGCGGGTGGCCGTTGGGCCAGCCGCGCCTGACCGCCGGGCGGCTTGGCTCCGTCCGCTACTGTCGCGTCCACTGCCACCGGACGAACGGGCTTGGAGTGGGGCGAGGGGCAGGTCTGGTTTCTGCGCGCAGTGCGCAGCAGATCCGGGTGATGGATTGGATGGTGTCGAGTTTCTGCTCGCCGATACCCACCGGGGATGGGGCATTGCGTCGATGGCTCGGGCTGCTGCGCTCAAGGCGCGCTTTTCGTAGAATCCCACGCCATGGGCCTCCTCACCTTCGGTCTCAATGTGACTTTGGACGGGTGCATCGATCACACCCAGGGGATCGTGGACGACGAGCTGCACGACTATTGGAGGCAGCTCATGGAGCAGAGCGGGGCGATGCTCTTCGGGCGCAACACCTACGAGCTGATGGAGGGAGCCTGGCCCGCGGTGGCACGCGACGAAAAGGCGCCGCGCGCGATGCGCGAGTGGGCACAGAAGCTCGAGGCGAAGGCGAAGTACGTCGTGTCGGGCTCGCGGAGCGACTTTCCGTGGCAGAACACGATCAAGGTGGAGGGTGACCTTCGCGAGGCGATCTCGGCGCTGAAAGCGAAGACCGAGCGGGGTGTCCTCGTCGGAGCGCCCAAGCTCGCGGCTGCGCTCGAGGAGTGGGGGCTCATCGAGGAGTACCGCATCGTCGTTCATCCCATCATCAGTGGCCGCGGGCCGACGTTGTTCCATGGCCTGTCGAGTGCGCGGCATCTCGAGCTCCTCTCGACGCAGCGGTTCAAGTCCGGCGTGCAGGCGCTCCACTTCCGTCGCAAAGCGGGATGAGCGTGGAAGGACCCGAGCGCTTCACCGGCGGCTGCGCCTGTGCGGCAGCGTCCGCATCGTCGCGTCGGGGTGGGGTTGCTGAGCTCCAGCCTGCAGGCGCTGAGTGGCGCGTGCGGTGGTTGCATGGGACGGCGGACCTCAACCGCCAGGGCAACGGCACGGCCACGGTGCGGGTGACGGCGCCGGGGCTGTACCGCGTGCGGAGCGTCGCGAGTGCCCGGCGTGCCCGGGACGCCTACAACGACCTGGCGTGGCCATGAGCCTGAAGGTGATTTCGGACCTCCTCGCCGAGCAGGGGCGCGCGAAGCCCGCGCGCCTCGGTCACTCGCATTGACGCGCTGCTTGACGGGGTCTTGACGCACTCATGGCGCAGCGACCGAATCTTGGTCGTGACGCGAGGCGTGAATCGCGCCGCGTCACGAGGCGCGCAGGAGCCGGGCCTGGGCAAAGCAGACCCGGCTCACGCCGGACGGAGCGCGCTCAGGGGCGCTGCTGCGCGAGCATCCAGCTCAGCATCTTGGGCTCCGCATAGTAGACGCGGTCCCAGATGCTGTGCCCCCCCGTATGGAAGAGCGAGAAGATCATCGGCCGCTCGGGGGGATTGCCGCTCGCGTCCGTGGACGTGTAGCCATCCACCCACTCCCAGCTTAGGGTGGCCGGCCGGAAGAACGCGGTCTGATCCCGGCTCGGATAGGTGTACGTGTCCATGAGGGTTCCCGTGCTGCCCATCGCCTGCCCCAGCCGGGTGAACCAGTCGCGCGTCCCGGTCCACGCGTCATTGATGGCATGCGTCGCCCAGAGGGGGAGGTTGCTGTTCACGATGTTCTGCGCCAGGGTGGCGGAGGCGCCGAAGCCACCGTTGCAGACCGGTGCCGCGGCCGCCAGCTTCGACGGGAAGAAGCCCGCGTAAGCGAACGTCCCGGCGCCTCCCATGCTAAGACCCGTCAGGTACACGCGCTTCGTGTCAACCTTGTACGTCGCCAGGATTCGGTCGATGAAGACGTTCAGGTCCGTCTGGGCCTCATAGTCGTTCCACAGGTTGGCAGTCTGCGGCGCCACGAGGATGAAGGGATAGTCCTTCCCGAACTTGTCGAAGTATGACGCGAGCCCCTCGCTTCGGACTTTGTACAACCGATCGCCACTATTCCCTTCGCCACCATTCCCTCGCTGCCCAGCGCCGTGCAGGAAGATGACGATGGGCCACGTGTCACGCGTCGCGTAGCCCGGCGGTAGGTACAAGGCATAGCCATATTTCTCGGACGGGTGGCCGGGGGTCGACGACTTGTAGATATTCTGCATCGTGCCCTGCCCGTTGAGGGAAGGCTCCACCCGCACCTTCGTGCGTGAGGTGGCCACGGCGCCGCCATCATCCGTCACGCGGAGCTCGAACTCGTAGAGCCCCACCACCAGGTTCGACGCCGTGGCGGACAGGGTATTGGCGCCCGTGAGCGACGCGGTGCTCGGCCCGGAGACCTGCGACCACTGCTGGGAGACCACCGTCCCGTCACTGTCGCTCGCGGTGCCCGTGAGCTGCGCGGACGACGTGGGCATATACACCGTCTGGTCCAGGCCCGCCGAGGCCGTGGGAGGCACGTTGGGCACGCCACTCGCCGGCGTGCCGTAGATGACGACCTCGTTGGTGGCCCCGTTCATGTTGCGCGCGAAGTGGATGTAGCGCGTGCGCTGTCCGACGGTGATGAACCTCCACTGCTCCCACTTGTCGGTCAGCAGGGCCGGGAGCGCCGTCCATTGACCGGGAGAACCCACGCTGAAGTAGACGTAACCCTCGAAGCCAACATTGTCGTAGGTGTCGAATACGCCGACTTCCGTCACGTCGTAGAGCGCCCCCAGGTCGATGACG
Coding sequences within:
- a CDS encoding DUF1254 domain-containing protein yields the protein MPITISLTEARAIAKDAYLYGWPLSENYNTIHAYSIDPENPNYKAPFNQIFNDSKVFTPADTAIVTPNSDTPYSFISVDLRAEPLVISVPAMVPDNRYFSFQLIDLYTYNFSYIGTRATGNGGGHFLLAGPSWEGGGDRSDFAGICYSESHFALLIGRTQLFDPGEISAVQALQSQYRVQTLSEFRGDSKPPPAPPIKWPLPVTGAKGKTPEVFGVINFMLQFCPTNPTEVGLMERFARIGVGAGLPFDVKSLSPDMLKAFEDGIADAWKDFDDLNRQVAAGEADSNDFFGTREANNNNYLYRFAGAKIGIYGNSKEEAIYPMYSVDDEGQIPDGSTSRYAITLPKDDMPPAQAFWSITMYDARTQLLINNPLERYLVNSAMLEKGEFKPGDDGSITFYLQTTCPPVEVGGKMNWLPAPAAPFYAVMRIYVPEPRAYEGTDRWSPPPMKRVGPASEKSS
- a CDS encoding dihydrofolate reductase family protein, whose translation is MGLLTFGLNVTLDGCIDHTQGIVDDELHDYWRQLMEQSGAMLFGRNTYELMEGAWPAVARDEKAPRAMREWAQKLEAKAKYVVSGSRSDFPWQNTIKVEGDLREAISALKAKTERGVLVGAPKLAAALEEWGLIEEYRIVVHPIISGRGPTLFHGLSSARHLELLSTQRFKSGVQALHFRRKAG
- a CDS encoding carboxylesterase family protein, with product MARWQFREAWKSGFVALGLLMGACGAPEEGTAEQAVSSVATPLVAQQLIITPSMVQPDGIRPTLGAYQNLYDEQTLIGDPRGGWTFKPATTWGNVVYTEDRYPMGFVIDLGALYDVTEVGVFDTYDNVGFEGYVYFSVGSPGQWTALPALLTDKWEQWRFITVGQRTRYIHFARNMNGATNEVVIYGTPASGVPNVPPTASAGLDQTVYMPTSSAQLTGTASDSDGTVVSQQWSQVSGPSTASLTGANTLSATASNLVVGLYEFELRVTDDGGAVATSRTKVRVEPSLNGQGTMQNIYKSSTPGHPSEKYGYALYLPPGYATRDTWPIVIFLHGAGQRGNGGEGNSGDRLYKVRSEGLASYFDKFGKDYPFILVAPQTANLWNDYEAQTDLNVFIDRILATYKVDTKRVYLTGLSMGGAGTFAYAGFFPSKLAAAAPVCNGGFGASATLAQNIVNSNLPLWATHAINDAWTGTRDWFTRLGQAMGSTGTLMDTYTYPSRDQTAFFRPATLSWEWVDGYTSTDASGNPPERPMIFSLFHTGGHSIWDRVYYAEPKMLSWMLAQQRP